One Kitasatospora sp. MAP12-44 DNA segment encodes these proteins:
- the hutI gene encoding imidazolonepropionase, whose amino-acid sequence MSSTLITNIGSLVTNDPSHDGLLGLVEQAAVVVDGSVVTWTGRAAEAPAADQVFDAEGRALLPGFVDSHAHLVFAGDRTAEFNARMSGQSYSAGGIRTTVAATRAASDAELDANLARFVREALRQGTTTIECKSGYGLTVADEARALRIAAAHTPETTYLGAHIVAPEFADDPAGYVDLVTGEMLDACAPHARWVDVFCERGAFDGDQARAVLKAGQERGLIARVHANQLGHGPGVQLAVELGAASADHCTHLTDADVAALAESDTVATLLPGAEFSTRAPYPDARRLLAAGATVALSTDCNPGSSFTSSMAFCIAVAVREMGMTPDEAVHAATAGGARALRRTDVGRIAPGARADLLLLDAPSPVHLAYRPGVPLTAAVWRAGVREL is encoded by the coding sequence ATGAGCAGCACCCTGATCACCAACATCGGCAGCCTGGTCACCAACGACCCGTCCCACGACGGCCTGCTCGGCCTGGTCGAGCAGGCCGCCGTGGTGGTCGACGGCTCGGTGGTCACCTGGACCGGCCGGGCCGCCGAGGCGCCCGCCGCCGACCAGGTGTTCGACGCCGAGGGCCGCGCCCTGCTGCCCGGCTTCGTGGACTCGCACGCCCACCTGGTCTTCGCGGGCGACCGCACCGCCGAGTTCAACGCCCGGATGTCCGGCCAGAGTTACTCGGCCGGCGGGATCCGCACCACGGTGGCCGCCACCCGCGCCGCGAGCGACGCCGAACTGGACGCCAACCTGGCCCGGTTCGTCCGCGAGGCGCTGCGCCAGGGCACCACCACCATCGAGTGCAAGTCCGGCTACGGCCTGACCGTCGCCGACGAGGCGCGCGCGCTGCGGATCGCCGCCGCGCACACCCCGGAGACCACCTACCTCGGCGCGCACATCGTGGCCCCCGAGTTCGCCGACGACCCGGCCGGCTACGTCGACCTGGTGACCGGCGAGATGCTGGACGCCTGCGCCCCGCACGCCCGCTGGGTGGACGTCTTCTGCGAGCGCGGCGCCTTCGACGGCGACCAGGCCCGCGCGGTGCTGAAGGCCGGTCAGGAGCGCGGCCTGATCGCGCGGGTGCACGCCAACCAGCTCGGCCACGGCCCGGGCGTGCAGCTCGCCGTCGAGCTGGGCGCGGCCTCGGCCGACCACTGCACCCACCTGACCGACGCGGACGTGGCGGCGCTGGCCGAGAGCGACACCGTGGCGACCCTGCTGCCCGGCGCGGAGTTCTCCACCCGCGCCCCCTACCCGGACGCGCGCCGGCTGCTCGCCGCGGGCGCCACCGTCGCGCTCTCCACCGACTGCAACCCGGGCTCCAGCTTCACCAGCTCGATGGCGTTCTGCATCGCGGTCGCCGTCCGCGAGATGGGCATGACCCCGGACGAGGCCGTGCACGCCGCCACCGCCGGCGGCGCCCGCGCGCTGCGCCGCACCGACGTCGGCCGGATCGCCCCCGGCGCCCGCGCCGACCTGCTGCTGCTTGACGCCCCCTCGCCCGTCCATCTCGCCTACCGCCCCGGCGTCCCGCTCACCGCCGCCGTCTGGCGCGCGGGCGTCCGGGAGCTCTGA